atattttgtaCTTGATGTTGCActtattattgaaatttaagttaaaagtctaaaaaaaatcaaccaaaaaaatatataaatcaagaaaagaaaactataattataatggagttcaattttttaatcatattagcAATGACGGGAAAAAAGGTTAAAACTTGAATTGATATTAATTTACATATTTCTATTTGActtttggaaaataaaaatttaagactattaaaaaaaataagaggtAAAATACTTATTATGAGGAAAAGGGaggaatttgaaaaaatgaaggtGAGAGAGTGTGTGGTGTTAAAATGGGGCCCACAAATCCAAGTGTCAAAAATTGAATGGAGCCTCACACAACTATTGTTGGTTGGACCTCAACCATATTAAAGTTTTTCAGGATTACTAGTCTATTTATAAATGCTTGGTTGTACAGCCCAATCAAAATATGGTTTTCATTAacgttattattattttaagggTGAATTTTAATACAGTTTATGTGTTCTTTCTGTTATCTAGGAGTATGAcaaatttttctttcatatatatatatattcgttGTTCATGTCTATTAGTCATCATATTAATTTGATGTTGGAAATAATCAGTGTGCTCTCTTAATTACCTCCTTAAGTTGTGGGGTTCTTTATAATGTGACTAAATTTGAGTACCCGAATTTAGTGGTTATCACTCTCTATTAGCATATTTGCTCATAAAATAAGTTGGTTAGTATTTGTTTGATGTGGATCTTAGATgttaaaatagtaatttaaataattttcactTTATCTTTAGTATGATGGGTCTTCATTGTCTTTGGAGTTGGTANGAAATCCGATCCGAgtcccgaaactccaaatgactcgaaaaaagcactttttaatcaactttaactcataaaaacttaacttctcaaaaactcaattttttaccaacttttcctcaaactaactttacaaccacaaaacatgggactcggggcaactaccgaaagggcaaaatagtcatttccacgaaaaattaccaaaatgacctttcgggtcattacagttAGTATTTGTTTGATGTGGATCTTAGATgttaaaatagtaatttaaataattttcactTTATCTTTAGTATGATGGGTCTTCATTGTCTTTGGAGTTGGTATCTTATTATCTAGATCTATGTCATTTCGATTCGATAGAgttatttgttatattttgtttaaggGCGGCtatgatttgttttaaaatgtattatagTTCTGTTATTGTTTATTAATCCTTATCTTCTCATTTTGATGCATGTGAAATCTGCCCGAGTTCTTCATGAACTCTTATCTCCTTCCCTTGCATTTCGAGAGAGCCACAAAGGCTCAAACCCTTTCCTTTCGAGTCGGCTAGCCTATTAATAATTGACGAACATGTCCTGGAAGAATATGCAACAGATTGGAGAGttgaaaagattgggccaaaggcccactctttcattatttaaatttgtattttgttattttgggcccAAGCCCTtgtcttttaattattaatattctatTAGAAGTTTAGGAGATGTGAAGaatgggcctttggcccaaaggagattattttttttaatttgggaCTGGTGCCACTCAaatgggcctttggcccaaaaCGAAATAGGCCCAAATACTGGTCCAGACGTACAGAAATCAGATTTGGGCCCAACTCTCTTTCCCTCTCTACTTTACTGTGTTCATTTTACTTGTTAGCATTTGTGGTTAATCTTAGGATTGAACAATTTGAATCCCCGTAAGACGCCCATTGTGTTTTATCAATTTAGCTAAAATTGATCATCATTAATTAGACTTAAAGAATAATTTTGCAAAAAGTATTTCTATTTTCCCCTTTTCCCCCTTTAAAATAGCTCTAATTGTAAAATTTCTCAATTCAAATTAAGTCAGATGAAaattagccaaataattaattgttggATAACCACGTGTTAGCGGacatttcgggtgctttcaaacccttcccgaaatgctaataagaaccccgaaacccctttaaatatttttcaattgattttctgttttaatcttttgaagattcagttttcttaattttaccttaaaaattaagtggcaacTCTTAAAATCAGTCcaatctatttttaaataaaacagtagcttttatttttaacaattgGTTGTAGTTTATTTGATAATGGTCGATCATTTAACTTATATGATCATGTGTAAGTGCGTCTAAAGGTGATAAAAgctcataaaaatataatttgtttaattgtttaaatttagACAGATTATTGACTCCNCCCCCCTCCCTTTTATATAGTTTAAATTGATCAATAaaaaatcttgtcaaaatatttttttttaaatattttttatttgatatgttatttttagacataataaagaaaaaatagttttattatgtactaaaaaatttataaaaaagaacaataaagCAATTAAAACTTAGTAAGAATTATATGGATCGAGTTATGACCCCCATTTTAGTTCATTTTCAGCTCAAATAACTTTTGGACAGGTAAATAATTCGTCCATTTATTAACCCACTTCATGTAATTGACCTATCCATTTATTAACCACCTCATTTTGACTCATTCAAAATCAGTTCAACCCGCTCATTAGGGtatacaaaatcgaaccgaaaaccgaatcaAACCGTAAATCGAGTCAAACCTAGAAAAAtacccgactagtggttggtttgacttggtttggtattggaaaaaaaaacccgactatatttgggttggtttgggtttaactaaaaataaccaacccgagaccaaaccaacccgacattatatatataattttaaaattttattttatacataaaaatatttactttgatataatttttaaatatttcttatactttttcatagtttttatcttttaatatattattatttcaagtttgaaacttagaattctaaatggttcaataaaaattatagtccacaaatattgataattataataaagcttaaatcaaaattaaattaatactaaagcaaaaaaaataatcaattcaacactaagaatgacaataatattaaatatttgttcaatggttttacattggtttattcaaatacataatctagttttaatttcctttaatatttagtcatgtaactaatacttattaaacttattttagcatgatttagtacttttaaattatgatcattttcattatgacttgttaatttgcaatattcgttttacgcgatttcattattattattttttgttggatattttagtatcattactcatataatattttgtgttattttcttaagaaacaccttagatagttgtattttggtaggactaaagaaatttTTGAAGTACAAGcaaattatatgtttatatgaATACTTTTCTggaaaaaactcaaaaattcgAAAAAACCTgaagttgaaaaacccgagttttattggtttggtttggtttatagatttaaaaattcaacacaaatggtttgatttgatatttgaaaaacccgaaccaacccggccatgtacaccccCTACCACTCATTTGACACctctaaattatttaattgttgtCACTCAAATggtctaatatttaattttttatctttagcAATCGAACTTATACCTAGTGAGACATAAATTCTTTTAGAAGTCTGACATaacttttgaaatattataataaaaaatataaatttatatccgatgaaaaaaattatttacttaaaagacaaatctatatctatatataatataaaggagAATGTTATACATGCTGATGTGGCATTCTTCTAAGGGCTAGAAacctatatttattttttgtgatttttttggccaattttcaaattttaaaatactaaaaactCCTAAATATTAAAGAGAGTCATATTTAATTCTTTCTTAAAGCTAATTAAGTCTTTTTATAATAGAACTCAATTAAGGAAAACACTTAATTGCCATTCAATTATAATTACTCAAATATACGTTATCAATCTTTTCATATTCGTATGTTACTAATGCTTTTGccaactataaatactaaagCAAATGTCCAACAATGTACACATTCTGCCTTTTTTATTCATaactttcttttcaatttttcttctttttcgtttttactctttttgcaagaagtttatttcttcttttttccccttttattttttttatttttttatcattattggTATTGTCTCCATAATTAGTAACTTTGTAATTTTGATGCCTgatttttagttgttagaaAATGGGAGAGAGcgacatatatattatcttatttgtGAAAGGAACTCGTCAGGATCAAGCTTGAAGAATATCAATCATTACCgatatatcaaattttatctacatatttttttattgcaaGCTTGTATATAGTTATAgtgtgaattcaaatttaacaaatttaattttcttaaggtAAATGCCctgttttaaatttaagaaataattatgttaattttatatcaaattattattattattattattattattattattattattattattattattattattaattcaaatgtaacaaattttattttcctaagATAAATGCCctgttttaaatttaagaaataattatgttaattttatatcaaattattattattattattattattcacaaacaaaacctcTCCTTATACGATTTCTAAATGCTCCCAAAACAAGTaacatattcaaaaaaaataaaaatacaattatttctTTCATCTCAAAACAAAtgatatatgaataaaaataaaatctttaagaatATTCTTCAAGATCCTCACACTTcctataattttttaagttttgacaATTGAGGTTTCTTTAATATAAGAACTCTTTGTGTAGTATAAATCAATtgatttctttatcttttttgttgaatttataGAGAACCTACTGATCTTGTCGTAATAATAGGATAAATTGATTTCCCAAACATGATTTTGGGggatttgaataaaataatcaaaaagtaaaGGAGAAGTGAATTAATTACACAAAAAGGATACAATTAGTATgacatatattttattgtaactgggatagtcattctaacaataatataataaggaaataaGGAGAAAAATCAAAAGGGGGAAAAGTgattattttatagtatttttttttttataaatattcaaatatattCTTAGATTGGAGTTACATATGCATAATTTAATTAAGATAAATTAGATTATAAATCCTTTTGAAactgaaaaaaagaagatttggatgaattaaaattttagaatagtGTAATTAGGGTTACTTGTCCTaccaaataaatcaaaattatacTTATTGAACAAGGAAGGAAATGATACTAATGTTTGATGTTTTTAGCTTTTAAAATATGAGAGATATTTATAAAGTTGggaaataaaagggaaaagatAAGTGACATCCCTCTTTCATCAAGAATTTTATTctccttttttatctttttaaaaaagccATACTCTCATAATTCACACTTCTccattttcataattttcactCTTAATTAGTAATAGCCATAACTCACATTAAATTATTGTAGTTATTGAAAAGTTACTTACATAATCATTTAATTTCAACAATTAGAATGTGTGCAATTTATATTATGGTGACATTAATAAGAACTAATACTAACAATTAATATGTTAATTATgaaaacagaaaggaaaaactAAACAAGgtgaagaaaagaagaacaacaaaaaaatgtagatatatttattttgtacttcatatattttttttaatcatatgtCTGATGGTTCAAAAAAAGAagcatattgttatttatatacTTTTAATATACTAAGATTACGAACTCAATGAACACATCATTTAGCATTTGAGAAGATTTAACATGTGgtaaaagtttgaaaaattgttattatttatatttttaatattttctacttATTTAAAATACCTATAGTTTTTTTGTCCATTCCactaaattaaatttgaatattattGCAAGCCACAGTTGATATGAAAGCCAACATATTAGAAATTTATTGAACATAATTTTGGTTGTTGaatgaaaatcaaatcaaataggagcatttttcaatatattttaaaaacatttaaagtgtttttttaaacaaattataattgTAAATTGACTTTTCGattaataacaaatttataaaatgcaATTCACACCGCGCAAAGCGCGGACAAGTTTactagtttaaaataaaaacaaatttggAAGAGAAGTGCAAAACGACCTCCTCTAAAACTGAAAAGCGGTCCCCAAAAGGGAAGAGAAAAAACCAAAAGACAGACGAATTAAATTcaactaatattttaaattctttaacTCTATTTTTCGATTTGCTAATCCAAATTATTACACGTAATTACTTACACTTACCTTACTATATtctaaaaagattattttacATCGTCTTATATTCggagaaaatataatataaatacttCAGCCTGCAGAAGTGTGGTAGGAAACACACAAAACTTTCCAATAATTCATTTAATTGAATTGAAGAAGATAAATTTAAAAGACGAGATATGGATGTGATccttatatattattaaaaaaatgaaattagttACGAATTTTGTAATTAGTCCGTTTGCTAATAATTTTGTTTGATATCTGTCTATAAATGAAATTAGTAAGGATTTTTGCTGTTTAGtgacaaaaaaattgttcattacaatttttttaaaaaaaatttacaaaatataagcTATGTAgatgtaattatttttgttagacCATATATTTTAGTAAAATTCTCAAGATTATTGACAATGTGAACAACTAGGGCGACAGATAATGCCAAAGAAATTCGTACAAGGGGGAcctcaaaataaaacaatacaaaatacaaattcaACAAAACGGTCAAAGAAACTCATATTTTTTGTGATAAACGTTACATATCAATAATTTGACAAAGATTGCACTATATTGccttataataaataatacatattcgactaacaatattttatgtatatctTCATCAATAGTTTGATGGGAGCTGTCGGTGGGACTTGACACAATCCAGGCCGCTGAATTGAATAAaactttactttattttaaaatttgactatgatttctaaaaaaatattatgtttttttcaaatctttCTTCAAAACATGTTAAATTCACTTATATTAATTAGCTAACAATGGAGATTTGAGAAGGTCATTAGGGCGATTTCCGATCCAGCACATTTCACAAGTTAAATGAATTAGGAATGGCCAGGGCATGTGTTccaatattactatataaatataaataatataattcgGTTACTATTAATTaacagtttcatttgtttttaaaGTCAATTATAATTGCTGGAagcttagattttttttttttttatttctcacttGATTTCTGATACCTACATTATATTGGAGTCTGAATATTCTGGATTCATACCGCGTATGACCCATTTGTAGAGAAGATTTTTTTCCATATTCAAGACTCGAATTCGAAACCTCAAGAAAAACAACCTCAACTCAACACATAAACAGACAAATAAAGATCAAAGCTCTAGCTAGGCAGCAATACATTGAATTATTTACCTTGAAatcattttcaacaatattgCATTATTtggcttttatatatataaaacgtAACATACCTAAAACGTGATACAGAGATTAAATATGATAACTCATTATTAGCTAATTATGACTAGCTACTAGCTAATCGAGTATAGTATAAATAGAAGGCTAAAGAAACCCAAATTTCTCcaaacaaattcaaattaatttcttTTCTATCTGCATTTGAAAGATTAGCAATTCTTCAGCATTTTCTTAAATCATCAGCTTTTGGTAtactctctcatttttcttaaaaaaatcatcagcttctatatatatatatatagtttgtaATTCATGAAATATACTACTAGCTAGTATGTAATTGAAATTATAGACAactcactactaaaaaatcactattttctcACGGAAAAATGTTTAGTGGCTAtcctcaaaaatattttgattgaattgtgGCAGTGGAAAAAATAGTAGTGttttcatacaaaaaaataaaaattaggaaGCTCCCCAATATTTCAGtaagaatttatttttcaccatatgtttttttaatgaaCTGATTCGCTAGAAAATGGATTGGAAAGtcatattttataacataaatttcTCATTAATTCACTATagaaaaaatctttctttctagTTGTGACTAGACTTTACCGTCTATTTGTTTTGAGTGCGAGTGTTATgcaaaattattaaatgttgAATACATATGCATGCTAGCTTACGTGACTCTCTTTATCTTTAATTCACCCTTTTACCTTGTTATAACCGATTAATCTTTCATATGCATATTGCTCTATCAATTTAAGAATTCtatttctcttttatatatggaaagaaaaaaatcatcatataataattaagaaattgcAACAGAAAAGAAATTATAAGAAAAGTTTGTGATGATTTCTAATCTTTTCTAGTaagtaatttaatattattatgtgTGAAGATAATCAATTCAGTCGCTGTGGTCGAATATATAGTATATGTAATGACTACAACGCGAAACTTTGAATTCAACATATAGCTCTATAGTGTGACCATATTTATCAAACATCGATCTAATTATTCTGAATTATATTACGTCTCGATAAGTCCCCTCATCTATGgaactactttttttattattatgaataTTTGCTAATTAATTCTGATGAAAAATAATGGGGAATTGCAGAACGAAGACATGGCAAACAAATCTTACGAGGAGGCCATTGTTTCCCTCCAGAACCTTCTCAGGTTTGGACCATCGATCGTATCTATATCATTATACATGAAATCACGagatactttttttaaaaagatttccaaaaaaaataaattaaccagatgtattttactaaattaatctTATTAATGATGACTTGGAACTCTAAATTGGATAAACTAGTACTATTTTAcatagttattaattaattaatactaggggtatagagagaaaaatatagtaataaaattttcttggtttcataaattaaataaataaattgaaataactatCTTTATTAGGAggatcaattaatatgaaacagAGAGTACATGTTACCATATTTATGTAGTTGAGCTATTTTCAAACGTATACCATATGTGACATtatataaaattcataatataaatttgGAACTCATGACATTATTACAGTGAGAAGGGAGAACTGGGACCGGTTGTAGCAGaaagaattgatgaaatcaCAGCTGAGTTACAAACATGCAGCAAACCGTTCAATCCGGTTCACAGGATCAAGTGTGgctttaattatttcaaaacagAGATATATGAGTAAGccactttttcatatttatacatcataaaataataattttgtcctatctttttataatatttatacacACAAGTGCAGCAACAAAAACActgaaattaaacaaaagaaaaaaaaaacttgaaatgaCAAGTgcctaataataatattttgttactTGTATCAGCAAAAATCCAGAATTGTTTGACAAACTCAAAAAAGGCCAGGAACCCAAGGTACAATATCTTatgaaaataaatgatattttaaataattaataatgttatttcaattttattgtttttaaataaagagAGTTTTATATAACCAACTAACTATCGTACAGTTTTTGGTGTTTGCGTGCTCGGATTCACGAGTGAGCCCATCCAATATCCTCAACTTTCAGCCCGGTGAGGCTTTTATGGTTCGAAACATCGCCAACATGGTCCCTCCTTATGACAAGgtcattatatataattaattccctataataattaatttggttaattatttacctaattttaattaatttatattggatTTGGCATTGTAACAGCTTAGGTACTCGGGAACTGGAGCTGCCATTGAATACGCTGTTCTCCATCTGAAGGTAGAAAATATTCTAGTCATTGGTCACAGTACCTGTGGAGGTATCAAGGCTCTCATGAGTCTTCCACAAGATGGTTCTGAATCAACGTATGTATCgttatttaagttatatacactgATCGACAATACAACATGACTCtaattgaagaaattaatatacAGTATATGTGATGATATTGCAGTGAATTTATTGAGAATTGGGTGAAAATTGGATTACCTGCCAAGGCCAAGGTGCTAGCTGAGCATCCAAATATAAGTTTTGAAGAACAGTGCAAATACTGTGAGAAGGTAAAATAATGTTTTGATCTAATAGTGTAACGTCATGTGTAAAATTTATTCCTGGCTTCGTCACTGAAGTCAACTAGTACTACTACTTTATTGATTAGATATGTATACTAGAAATAATGGAAATGAATAAACTGCAGGAAGCTGTGAATGTATCACTAGCCAACTTGCTGACCTATCCATTTGTGAGAGATGGTTTGGTGAATAAAACATTGGCATTGAAGGGAGGTTACTATGATTTCATTAAAGGAGAATTTAAGCTATGGGGATTTCACTTTGGTCTTTCTCATCCTTGTTCTATCTGAATTCAACTACCATCTTTCTAGTGGGAGAATAGTGACACCTcttgctctttctttttcttcgtATTGTATTCATCTGTATAGTTCAAAAAATGTCTAAATAAAATAGAGGGTGGATTCTCCCATTTTATGGTAGAAGACAAGTGGTGAATTGTCTTTGTAATAATGACTATGTTCGTTGTATTTGTGACGGGGAAAAACCTCTTTATCTTTATGAGTTATAGGTAATGTTTACGTACGTTCTACCCatttgggtatgttgttgtaataATGACTCTGTTCTGCAGAGGGAATTGGAATAAATAATATTGGAGCAACTAATTTGTTTTACTACTAGTTCAGAAAGTGTGGTCATAGTGACGATTTTCCTCTTGTCATGTGCTTATTGTTGGGTAAAAAAAGTGGTGAACAATAATACTGCATAGCGCTGGCCAGTCTTAGGAGTGGAATCAATTCACTAGACGTTACAGTAGTCAAGCTCTAGCTGACGGAGGAAGAGCCAAGGGCTGTTCTTTCAAATTCAACAAAGCCTTAAAGAATAATATAGGATTGGGGTTCTATTACCCATcgacctcatataccaaaactcatttcattaagaAAAAAGTCAAAATGTAATTGTCTTGCTTACTACCTCCCATTCCCCCACTCTATTAACCtaaattctttttaatattcGTGCATCCAAGCCTTAAACTCTTTTCAATATTCGTGCGTCCAAGCTAAATGAGCAAAATTACGGCCCACACATTAGCAATTATTTTCTTAGTATATGATAATTACTTGTGAAGGCAGTTTGTATAAAAATGGACCAACACAATATAACTTGTGAAATCGTAATTTTCTATTATTCTACTCGTTGTaactttataaaaattattttagcataattcataagaaaggggttaaaaattattttagcaaattatatttataatataaaaactttataaaatagGCTAAAAAAGACTGTTGGGACACAGTGCATTGAACTGTATTATAATTTGAAACTGAAGATTTAGGACGTGGTAGTTAATTTCATATGCCACGTCACTGAATCGGCGTCCATTTGAAAGCTGAAACAGTCGCTGTAAGAAGAGGAACTCCCGGCCAAAGATTCTGAGATTTCGGAATTTCCCTAACCGcctttttttttgcttcttccCTACTTCGGTAATTTCCGGTGTTCACTTCACTATAATTTGCATAGCAAGTGTGAAAAAAGAGTGAGAGATGGGGAACTTGTGGTCGGCCGCCGTAGAACCTCCACCGCCTATGGTCTTAGTTCCACCGCTCTTCGATTTTCCTCCTCTCGCCGCCCGTACAAGGTTATTCTAACCTCTATTCTCAATTAtcactatttattttgtttgatatgttCCTTACAATTTGCTGGGAAATTGAATCCTCACCTTCACCCTCACCAACATTAATTAAGTTTAAGTTTAGATAGTGAACTAATAATTTCCATTTGAATGCTAGCTTCAATTTGGGAAATCGAACCAATTTTTGCCTCTTCGTACAAgatttagttatataatatgGTCTTTGTGCGGTGTAGGATGCTGGAATCATCATATAACATGTTGTTTGGGAAACTGGCATTGAGATGCCTTTTTGAGGATTATTTCGAGGAAGCTAGGCATTTTAGCACCAGAATTATGCTTAAGCCAATTGATGATCCACACGTTGATTTGATTGCAACTGTATCCATCTACAGTCTTATGAATTTGGTTATATTAGTAGCTAGTATGAGTTATATCCCTCCAGCTCCCAgtcttttcaattctttttattttggcaATGTGCTTGTGGGCATTGGTCTGGAAAATGTTGGGAAATTTTTCACACCATAATTATTAAGAGGCAAGAACAGCTTCTACATGGAAAGGTTCTGTTGCTGGTCAATTCGAAATATGTAGCTTTGCGATTTCGATTGTCTACAGAGAGACAGATTTAACATTTTTAAGTCAGTGGCTGTGGAGTACCATAATATCCATTATTCCTTTGTGACATTAATGTTTTGAACTTAgcataattatatgtttttaagGTTCTtcggtaatatatatatatatatgttaaattggTCAAGCTGAAGTTGTAGATGTGCCAGACATGCAGTCTTCATCCTCCGCAGATTGTCAAGGTACTAGTGTGCAAAATTCACCTTCCTCAGTAGTGTATGTGTTTTCACAATAATAGTTCTCAACTTCGTCAACTGTATCTTCTCTTGTAAAAGATTACATTACGCCTTGTCCTGTGTGTGTTCCATCAAGTTGTCTATGGACAGTATATTGGGTATAGTTTTAACATTTTCCTTGCCTCATGACGGGTTAACTTGACAAGAAACAAAGTTTTTCCTTAGCCTTCTTAGGTTGGAGGCCCGCTTGATCACAAGCCTGAGGAGAAAATTGTAGGAAATGCCCAATTTCGGTGGCAAAGGTATTCTTATCTTTTGCTTTAATATTAGTTTGGCTTCTTGAAGATTTATTATCTTCGTGATGTGATTTTTTGCACATGGTAAACTTCTTGATTATCTCTGAAAGTCCAAATTGTGTTCCAGTGATGTTGAGGATCCACATACGTTTGTCGATCTTTTCGTATCAAATGATGATCCGTAAGTCTGAATCACTTCCATAAgaagtttcttttctttctttagaTTGAAAAACAACAGTACCATTGTTCTTCCATTTGCTTCTTTTCTAGGACACTGCTGATGAGATCATGTGCATTCTACCCTAAATTCGGGTTTGGAGCTTTTGGCATTTTCCCAGTGCTTTTAAAGAATAGGTTGGTTTGATTCTGTTATAGACTGGGATGTGTCAGATTTGTTTGTCTAGACTTGTGAACATGCATTGACTGATATATGATCATTTTGAATGTCCAGAGTATCTTCACAAGATTATGGAGTCATGGGTTTGAGATATGGCTCATCAAATCTCTCGGTTGGAGCTACTCTTATGCCTTTCGCTTGTATGTGACATGCAATGATTAAGTTACTAAGTTTTATGTTCATACATAATGGGACCTGTTGTTGCTTACATGAACTTGCTTTTACTAAGTTTTCTGGTCTGGACATTCCTTTTTATCAGCTGTGAGTGGAATAATATTTTGCTGTTTCTTGTTTAATTCATAAGTGGACTAATGAATGTTGGTGCAGTGGGAGATGATGTTCCCAAAAGTGCATGGCTGGTGAGCAAGATGGGAAGGTTAACCACCGGGGTGCAGTATGAATCACAGTGTAATTTTCTTGGACTCTACCACTGACTTAGTTTCCTTGGTAAAGAGATATTCATTATTTAGTCACTAGTAAACAAGATATACCCCTGattggaaa
The Solanum stenotomum isolate F172 chromosome 12, ASM1918654v1, whole genome shotgun sequence DNA segment above includes these coding regions:
- the LOC125848990 gene encoding carbonic anhydrase, chloroplastic-like, giving the protein MANKSYEEAIVSLQNLLSEKGELGPVVAERIDEITAELQTCSKPFNPVHRIKCGFNYFKTEIYDKNPELFDKLKKGQEPKFLVFACSDSRVSPSNILNFQPGEAFMVRNIANMVPPYDKLRYSGTGAAIEYAVLHLKVENILVIGHSTCGGIKALMSLPQDGSESTEFIENWVKIGLPAKAKVLAEHPNISFEEQCKYCEKEAVNVSLANLLTYPFVRDGLVNKTLALKGGYYDFIKGEFKLWGFHFGLSHPCSI